One Falsihalocynthiibacter arcticus DNA segment encodes these proteins:
- a CDS encoding FAD-binding oxidoreductase: protein MNIIAELSNLLGEKHVLTGADVLAYSTDWTGKYTSNPLAVVRPLDTQQVSEIVKLAAANRIPIVPIGGNTGLTGATMADGAILLSLGRLNTIREMRPEARIAIVEAGVILSNLHTAAAEFGLNFPLTFGARGSAMIGGNLATNAGGSNVLRYGNTRALCLGLEVVLPSGEIMDLMSELHKDNAGYDLRNLFIGAEGTLGIITAAVLKLVPKPAAYGTAMVALASLSPALDLLNKLQISTGGAVEAFEFMPASYMELHAELFPNARAPFEKIHPVNILVEIGATAPRDTLPNEVGEIPIVDLLENALADMIETGEILDATVAQNETQRIEMWQRREQAADLAFHKKPFVNCDISVPLDKVEVFILEFENRLALIDPAATTLYVSHLGDGNVHPTIWPSSASPELEERIIEALEDVVSDLRGSFSAEHGIGISKLGSMARQKDATAIATMRAIKSALDPFGIMNPGKVLP, encoded by the coding sequence ATGAACATTATTGCGGAACTTTCTAATCTACTTGGCGAAAAACACGTTCTGACAGGAGCAGACGTCTTAGCTTATTCAACAGATTGGACGGGAAAATACACGTCTAATCCGCTCGCTGTTGTCCGCCCCCTAGACACTCAGCAAGTCAGTGAAATCGTCAAACTGGCAGCTGCGAATCGAATCCCGATCGTTCCAATCGGTGGAAACACCGGACTTACTGGCGCAACTATGGCCGATGGAGCCATCTTACTCTCTCTTGGTCGGCTTAATACAATACGCGAAATGCGACCAGAAGCGCGCATCGCCATTGTAGAAGCAGGCGTCATTCTTTCAAACCTTCATACAGCAGCCGCAGAATTCGGTTTAAACTTCCCCCTCACATTTGGCGCGCGTGGGTCAGCAATGATTGGCGGGAATTTGGCCACCAATGCTGGCGGCTCAAACGTACTGCGCTATGGAAATACACGTGCGCTGTGTTTGGGGCTAGAAGTGGTGCTTCCGTCCGGTGAAATCATGGACCTGATGAGCGAGCTTCATAAGGACAACGCCGGTTATGATTTGCGCAATCTCTTTATTGGAGCCGAAGGGACGCTTGGAATCATCACCGCCGCAGTTTTGAAACTCGTGCCAAAACCAGCGGCCTATGGCACGGCAATGGTCGCACTCGCATCCCTTTCTCCCGCACTGGACTTACTCAACAAGCTGCAAATATCCACTGGTGGCGCGGTTGAAGCGTTTGAATTTATGCCGGCAAGCTATATGGAACTCCACGCCGAACTTTTCCCCAACGCGCGAGCTCCGTTCGAGAAAATCCACCCCGTCAACATTTTGGTCGAAATCGGCGCGACGGCACCACGCGACACATTGCCAAATGAAGTCGGCGAAATCCCGATTGTGGACCTGCTGGAAAATGCGCTAGCTGATATGATTGAGACTGGCGAAATTCTTGATGCCACCGTTGCGCAAAATGAAACACAGCGCATAGAAATGTGGCAACGTCGCGAACAAGCCGCCGACCTCGCGTTTCACAAAAAGCCGTTTGTGAACTGCGATATTTCCGTTCCTCTGGACAAAGTCGAAGTTTTTATTTTGGAATTTGAAAACCGATTAGCGCTCATCGATCCCGCAGCGACGACCCTTTATGTCAGTCATCTCGGCGACGGAAACGTCCATCCTACAATTTGGCCTAGCTCCGCGTCACCCGAACTTGAAGAACGCATTATTGAAGCCCTCGAAGATGTGGTTTCTGACTTGCGCGGCAGTTTTTCTGCTGAACATGGGATCGGCATTTCAAAGCTCGGGTCAATGGCGCGCCAAAAAGACGCGACGGCCATCGCGACCATGCGGGCGATAAAATCCGCGCTCGATCCCTTCGGGATTATGAACCCCGGGAAAGTTCTGCCCTAG
- a CDS encoding GntR family transcriptional regulator, which produces MPEVKTTRVADAYLRLKEEILSNRMPSGFQAPEPEIATLLGMSRTPVREALIKLEAEGLVELIPRRGARVLPVSLEDMAEIYEILTALEPEAAAALARRRPSKEELSGMEQATLEMEKALTANDLDAWADADDRFHRLLLELHGNKRLLAMVSVLFDQAHRARMVTLRMRAIPEDSTRVHREILEGIAAGDEAGVAELFREHRKRASSELLDILKKFRLSVL; this is translated from the coding sequence GTGCCAGAAGTTAAGACGACACGAGTGGCAGATGCCTATTTGCGTTTGAAAGAAGAGATTCTTTCAAACCGGATGCCCTCAGGGTTTCAGGCGCCAGAGCCGGAAATTGCTACGCTCTTGGGGATGAGTCGGACGCCTGTACGCGAAGCCTTGATTAAGCTGGAAGCGGAGGGGTTGGTTGAGTTGATTCCTCGAAGAGGCGCGCGCGTGTTACCTGTTTCGCTAGAAGACATGGCCGAAATTTACGAGATACTTACTGCCCTTGAGCCTGAAGCTGCGGCAGCTTTGGCGCGCCGACGTCCGAGTAAGGAAGAATTAAGTGGCATGGAGCAGGCCACATTGGAGATGGAAAAAGCTTTGACGGCAAATGATCTGGATGCATGGGCCGATGCAGATGATCGCTTCCATCGGTTGCTCCTAGAATTGCACGGGAACAAGCGCCTCTTGGCGATGGTTTCGGTTTTGTTCGATCAGGCGCACCGTGCCCGAATGGTGACATTGCGCATGCGAGCGATTCCAGAGGATTCCACGCGCGTTCATCGGGAAATACTGGAAGGGATTGCCGCTGGAGATGAGGCGGGGGTTGCAGAACTCTTTCGGGAGCACCGCAAACGCGCATCTTCAGAGCTATTGGATATTCTTAAAAAGTTTCGCCTTTCGGTACTTTAA